The Bradyrhizobium sp. WSM471 genome includes the window ATCGAGGATCTCGTTGATGAGATTGAGCAGGTGGACGCCGGAATTGTGGATGTCGGCCGAGTACTCCTTGTAGACCGGCACGGCATGCGCACCGAAAATCTCGCTCTTCATCACCTCGGAGAAGCCGAGTATCGCGTTGAGCGGCGTCCGCAGTTCGTGGCTCATCTGCGCCAGAAAGCGCGACTTGGCGACATTGGCGGATTCGGCGCGGTGGCGCGCTTCGTCCGAGATCGCCTTGGCTTGTTCGAGCTCGCCGATCAGCGCGTCCTTCTCGGCGCGCGCCTCGAGCGTGGCGAAGGTCGAAGAGTGCAGGCGGTGAGCCAGCAGCACGAAATAGCCTTCGGCGGCGAGGGCGAGCGCGGCCAGGATGTAATTGTCCAGCGAGCCGGTCATCACGAAGCTCAGCGCCATCGCGACCGCGACCGGTGCAGTGGCGGCGAGGGCGGCGATCGGCAGATTGGCGGCCAGCATGCTCGATACTGCGATCACGAGCAGCATCAGGAACATCATCAGCGATTCCGTGATCGTGTCGAGCACGGGATGGATCAGGATCGCCATCCAGCAAAGGCCATAGAGCAGGTCGAGCACGACGAAGCGCGTCTGCCATGCGCGCGTTGCCGCGGGCGAGGCGGGCTCGGCCAGGAAGCGGTGGCAGCTGCGGATCATCGCGGCATGGATGCACAGCATGCCGGCGGTCCAGGCCGCGGCCGGGATCGGCTGCATCCACAGCCCAAACAGCACGCCTGTCGCGACCACAAGCAGCATCACGACATAGGAGGCCGACAGCCGGGTCTGGGCGTAATGGCGCAGCATTTCGGCGTCGAAAGCCGGCCGGGTTCCACTGGTCGACGTTAACTTGTCGCGCGCCTCGCGGACCCGCTGTGCCGCAGCCCGGCGATGGCTCGCCGACGGCAGGCTCACCGGCTCGGCCGGAAGCTGCACAACCTCGGGCTTTTCAGCGGGTTTACTCATCGCACAACAACAATTCCTGCCCGCGCGGGGCGGGCCTTCTGCATTGTCTATCTCTGGCAAGAAATCCTTAAGAGGTGACTTAAGGAGCTAAAGAATTACGTTAACCCGGCGTTAATTTTGGATCCGGCGTGAGCCGCTCAATGCAGCGCCGCGTGCTGCGCGATGTACACCACGGCGCCCGCGAGATAGCCGGCGAGCGCGGGAACGGCGATGCGGCGGGCGTACCAGAGGAACTCGATGCGCTCGAGCCCCATGGCCGCGACGCCTGCGGCCGAGCCGATGATCAAGATCGAGCCGCCGGTTCCGGCGCAATAGGCGATGAACTCCCAGAGGAAGCTGTCGGGTGGATAATGCGCCAGGTCGTACATACCCATCGTCGCGGCGACCAGCGGCACGTTGTCGATGACGGCGCTGAGCAGCCCGAGCACGATCACGATGATGTCCTGTCGACCGATCGCGGTGCCCAGCCATTTGGCCACCATAGAGAGCAGGCTGGCATGTTCGAGGCAGGCGACCGCGAGCAAGATGCCGAGGAAGAACACGATCGAGCCCATGTCGATCCGCGTCAGGGCATTCGCAAGCGTGAGCGGACCGCGGACATGCTCATCCTTGTCGCGATGAACGATCTCGCCGACCAACCATACGATGCCAAGCCCAAGCAGGACGCCCATGAAGGGCGGCAGGTGCGTGACCGTCTTGAAGGCGGGCACCGCGATCAGGACGCCGAGTCCGAGATAGAACATCACGTTCCGCTCGAACGGATCGACGCTTTGCAATCCGTCCTCTTTCGGCGGCGGTGCGATGGTCTTGCCCTTGAGTGAAAAGCTGATGAATGCGAGCGGCACGAGAAGGTTGAGCAGGGAGGGCAGGAACACCGCGCCCATGATTTTCAGGGGCGAAATCTGTCCGCCGATCCACAGCATCGTCGTGGTGACGTCGCCGATCACGGTCCATGCACCACCGGCATTTGCGGCGATGACGATGAGGGAGGCGAACAGCAGCCGGTCGTCGCGCTTGGCGATCAACCGCTGGATCAGCGAGACCATGACAATGGTGGTGGTCAGATTGTCGAGAATGGCACTGAGGAAGAAGGTCACGAAGCCAATCAGCCATATCAGACGGACCTGGCTGGTCGTGCTGATGCGGGAGGTGATGACCTCGAAACCGTCATGGGCGTCGATCACTTCGACGATGGTCATCGCGCCAATCAAGAAGAACACGATCTGCGCGGTGGCGGCGACGGACTCATCGAGCTGACGGCCGACCAGCGTGTGGTCGCCGGTCGCGAGCGCATAGATTGTCCAGAGCACGCCTGCGCCGAGTAGCGCAGACGCGCTCTTGTTCACCCCGATCGGATGCTCGAGCGCGATCGCCGCATAGGCGAGGACGAAGATTGCGGCGAGTGCGATCAGCAAGGCAGGATCACTTCGTCAGGCGTCAGCGATTAAGGCGCGCGAGCAGGCTCGACGTATCCCAGCGCTTGCCGCCCATCTTCTCGACCTCGGAGTAGAACTGGTCGACCAGCGCGGTCACCGGCAAATTGGCGCCATTGCGGCGGGCTTCGGCCAGCGAGATCGAGAGATCCTTGCGCATCCATTCGACCGCGAAGCCGAAATCGTATTTGTCGTCGTTCATGGTCTTGTAGCGGTTCTCCATCTGCCAGGACTGCGCGGCGCCCTTTGAGATGGTTTCGATCACGGCGGCGACGTCGAGGCCACTCTTCTTGGCGAAGTGAATGCCCTCGGAGAGGCCCTGGACGAGGCCGGCGATGCAGATCTGGTTGACCATTTTGGTCAGCTGGCCGGAGCCGGCGGGCCCCAGCAATTTGCACATCCGCGCATAGGCGCTTGTGATGATCGGCTCGGCGCCGGCATAGGCGTCCTGCGCGCCGCCGCACATCACCGTCAGCACGCCGTTCTCGGCGCCGGCCTGGCCGCCGGACACGGGTGCGTCGATGAACTTGAAGCCGGCCTTGGTCGCGGCAGCATCAAGCTCTCGCGCGACCTCGGCGGAAGCGGTGGTGTGGTCGACGAAGGTCGCCCCCTTCTTCATGCCGGCAAACGCGCCGTCGGCACCGATCGTGACCGCGCGCAGATCGTTGTCGTTGCCGACGCAGCACATCACGAAGTCCTGGCCCTCGGCCGCGGCCTTCGGGGTCGCCGCGGTCTTGCCGCCGAACTTGTCCGCCCACTCCTTCGCCTTGGCCGCGGTGCGGTTATAGACGGTGACCTCATGGCCCCCTTTTTTCACGAGGTGTCCGGCCATGGGGAAGCCCATCACGCCGAGACCGAGGAAAGCGACTTTAGCCATCTGTGGTACCTTGTCCGTAGTTTGGGTTTTACGGTTCTTGCCGGGCGAGGGGCGCCCGGTTCCGCCATTGCGGCAGATCGGCCGCACCATAAACCCTTGAGGCCGGAGGGCAACGGCTTCGTTTGGTCCCCGTCTGTGCTAGGATGGCGGACCTAAGGACTTCAAGAAAAGGGAGCGAAGGCATGGGCGGCGTAAGCGCGGGCGTGCTCGATCATTTCAACATCCGGACCCGGAATCTGGCCGAGACCGTCCGCTTCTACGAGGACGTGCTGGGCCTGGAAAAAGGCCCCCGGCCGAATTTCGCCTTCCCCGGCGCCTGGATGTACAGCG containing:
- a CDS encoding HAMP domain-containing sensor histidine kinase codes for the protein MSKPAEKPEVVQLPAEPVSLPSASHRRAAAQRVREARDKLTSTSGTRPAFDAEMLRHYAQTRLSASYVVMLLVVATGVLFGLWMQPIPAAAWTAGMLCIHAAMIRSCHRFLAEPASPAATRAWQTRFVVLDLLYGLCWMAILIHPVLDTITESLMMFLMLLVIAVSSMLAANLPIAALAATAPVAVAMALSFVMTGSLDNYILAALALAAEGYFVLLAHRLHSSTFATLEARAEKDALIGELEQAKAISDEARHRAESANVAKSRFLAQMSHELRTPLNAILGFSEVMKSEIFGAHAVPVYKEYSADIHNSGVHLLNLINEILDLSRIEAGRYELNEEAVSLVGIVADCHHLMKLRASSRGITIHEVFEQAMPRLWADERAIRQVVLNLLSNSIKFTPQGGEIWLKAGWTASGGQYLSVKDTGSGIPEDEIPVVLASFGQGSNSIKSAEQGAGLGLPIAKNLVDLHGGTFTLKSKLRIGTEVIVTFPPERVMSALAPMSDDSPPLQPESSAVADEKRRPRRKPIMSAGTGS
- the nhaD gene encoding sodium:proton antiporter NhaD; the protein is MLIALAAIFVLAYAAIALEHPIGVNKSASALLGAGVLWTIYALATGDHTLVGRQLDESVAATAQIVFFLIGAMTIVEVIDAHDGFEVITSRISTTSQVRLIWLIGFVTFFLSAILDNLTTTIVMVSLIQRLIAKRDDRLLFASLIVIAANAGGAWTVIGDVTTTMLWIGGQISPLKIMGAVFLPSLLNLLVPLAFISFSLKGKTIAPPPKEDGLQSVDPFERNVMFYLGLGVLIAVPAFKTVTHLPPFMGVLLGLGIVWLVGEIVHRDKDEHVRGPLTLANALTRIDMGSIVFFLGILLAVACLEHASLLSMVAKWLGTAIGRQDIIVIVLGLLSAVIDNVPLVAATMGMYDLAHYPPDSFLWEFIAYCAGTGGSILIIGSAAGVAAMGLERIEFLWYARRIAVPALAGYLAGAVVYIAQHAALH
- a CDS encoding NAD(P)-dependent oxidoreductase; this translates as MAKVAFLGLGVMGFPMAGHLVKKGGHEVTVYNRTAAKAKEWADKFGGKTAATPKAAAEGQDFVMCCVGNDNDLRAVTIGADGAFAGMKKGATFVDHTTASAEVARELDAAATKAGFKFIDAPVSGGQAGAENGVLTVMCGGAQDAYAGAEPIITSAYARMCKLLGPAGSGQLTKMVNQICIAGLVQGLSEGIHFAKKSGLDVAAVIETISKGAAQSWQMENRYKTMNDDKYDFGFAVEWMRKDLSISLAEARRNGANLPVTALVDQFYSEVEKMGGKRWDTSSLLARLNR